A stretch of the Aegilops tauschii subsp. strangulata cultivar AL8/78 chromosome 4, Aet v6.0, whole genome shotgun sequence genome encodes the following:
- the LOC123493593 gene encoding uncharacterized protein, translating to MEDRQYVNVATDYFVYNAGDPSRPPSLSLLPPCYMSDETGFQIHGRRSQLNMDRETTGILRRGDREFVLAAIRFIQVVDDGGAGVVVADLRVLRSRDLHWKIKRLRVHHDVNNGEVTSYCCWDYWGTDRVIPVGDRFFYWVDLYKGIVFSDMSQETPELRFLPLPVEPVDRRREDWDRPESSRSVCSTDGGATVKFVHVSPRCCCGGPGATQCALSRHAFTVTTWTLRRTKGRDMGWEKDAVVDCSDLWGLDAYRLLPRPPMDFPVVSIDDPDVVCFLVSEHKHLHHDGDKTTWVAMVDTRRKTLLRTTILSKDKHYQGNAFLPSQVSSYLNTSPGSNNRKLPASESRCANDTVDVPPAAKSVWLLLIRTS from the coding sequence ATGGAGGACAGGCAGTACGTGAACGTCGCGACCGACTACTTCGTCTACAATGCCGGCGACCCCTCCCGACCGCCGTCGTTGTCGCTTCTCCCCCCTTGTTACATGAGTGATGAGACGGGGTTCCAAATCCATGGCCGCCGATCGCAGCTGAATATGGATCGGGAAACAACAGGCATCCTGCGACGCGGCGACCGGGAGTTTGTGTTGGCGGCGATCCGTTTTATCCAAGTTGTTGATGATGGCGGGGCAGGGGTGGTGGTAGCCGACCTCCGCGTGCTCCGGTCCCGCGATCTGCACTGGAAGATCAAGCGCCTTCGCGTCCACCACGACGTCAACAATGGCGAGGTAACTTCTTACTGTTGCTGGGACTACTGGGGGACCGACAGGGTCATCCCCGTCGGCGACCGTTTCTTTTACTGGGTCGACCTGTACAAGGGCATCGTCTTCTCCGACATGTCACAGGAGACCCCCGAGCTGAGGTTCCTGCCTCTGCCCGTGGAGCCCGTCGACCGTCGACGCGAGGACTGGGACAGGCCCGAGTCCTCCCGGAGCGTGTGCTCCACCGACGGCGGTGCCACGGTGAAGTTTGTCCATGTCTCCCCacgctgctgctgcggaggcCCCGGCGCCACCCAGTGCGCGCTTTCCCGCCATGCATTCACCGTCACCACCTGGACCCTGAGGAGGACTAAGGGCCGCGACATGGGGTGGGAGAAGGACGCCGTGGTCGACTGCAGCGACCTCTGGGGCCTCGACGCCTACCGGCTGCTCCCTCGCCCGCCGATGGATTTCCCCGTCGTGAGCATCGACGATCCCGACGTAGTCTGCTTCCTGGTGTCCGAGCACAAGCACCTCCACCACGACGGCGATAAGACAACATGGGTGGCCATGGTCGACACGAGAAGGAAGACGCTGCTCAGAACTACCATCCTCTCCAAGGACAAACACTATCAGGGGAATGCTTTCCTTCCCAGCCAGGTCTCGAGCTACCTCAACACTTCGCCGGGCAGCAACAACCGTAAGCTGCCGGCAAGCGAAAGCCGGTGCGCGAATGACACTGTCGACGTGCCACCGGCGGCGAAAAGTGTGTGGCTTCTCCTGATCAGGACGTCTTGA
- the LOC123493594 gene encoding uncharacterized protein, with product MQVEVQWSEQDAVIRGEIEQRKMLLLALEVPSVEPQACNCLILPGFGLGGAFNGATEKSSSSTASSTTVPPILLVLLLMLLLPFLMGESLYNFLLPLCPCY from the exons ATGCAAGTGGAGGTCCAATGGAGTGAGCAAGATGCAGTGATCAG AGGTGAAATTGAACAAAGAAAAATGCTCCTTCTGGCCTTGGAAGTGCCTTCAGTGGAGCCACAGGCCTGCAATTGTCTAATTCTTCCAGGCTTTGGCCTTGGAGGTGCCTTCAATGGAGCCACAG AAAAATCTTCCTCTTCAACTGCATCTTCCACCACTGTCCCTCCTATCCttttggtgctgctgttgatgcTGCTGCTTCCGTTCCTCATGGGTGAG AGTCTGTATAATTTTCTCCTTCCCCTCTGCCCCTGCTACTAG